CGTCGGTCGTGCGGCGGATGTCGCCGACCGCCTCGAAGAGTTCCCGCGCCGCCAGCAGCGCGTCGCGGAAATCGAGCAGCGCCTCCACGCGTTCGATGCGCCGCTCGCCCGCCAGAGTGGAAGGCAGCTCCGACAGCGACAGTTCCAGATCTTCCTCTTCGGCGCCGCGGTGCTGGGAGCCGAGCAGCTGCCGCTTGTGAGACCAGTCGATCCGATCGGCCACGCAGCGGCACAGCGAACCGAGAAAAGCGCGACTCTCATCCAAGCCGGTCAGCGGCGCCGCGCCGGCCGTGCAGAGTTTTTTCAGCGCCGTCGCGCAGCGCCGCATCAAAGCGACCATCTCCAGCGTTTCTCCAACGGAACGGCGATCGCGCGGCTCGCAGCGGTCGAGGCAATCCAGCGCCAGTTCGTCGAGCACTCCGGCCTGATGGGCCGTCTGCAGCGAATTGGAGGGCTGGTTCTCCTCGAAAGAACCGGCCGCGCTCTCCACCATGAAAAGGAACGCCTTGAGAAATTCCAGGAAGCTGCGCTGCAGCGGCGCAAGGTCGCGCCGCTCGAAAAATTCGGGACGAATCACTCTTTTCACCGCCCTATCGGGTATAATGAGGGACGAACAAGCCCTGTTTTCCGCGAAATTCAACGTCGCTTCAACGATTATAATCGAATCCTCGCGAAAAGGAAGGCTTGAATCGTTTTTCGGCGGCGCGTTCCGCCGCGCGTTTTTTCAGCACACACATTTTTGCGGAGGTCGAGTCATGAGAGTCGCTACTTTTAACGTAAATTCGCTGCGCAGCCGCCTGCCGATCCTCGAACGCTGGCTGCCCGGCGCGGGCGTGGACATTCTGGCGCTGCAGGAGACGAAAGTACAGGATCAGGAATTCCCCCTCGCCGACATGGAACAGCTCGGCTACCGGGCCGCCTTCCGCGGCGAAAAATCCTACAACGGCGTCGCCATCCTCTCGAAGCGAGAACCCGACGAAGTGATCCACGGCTTCAGCGACGGCGTTTCGCCGCTCTGGGACACGCGCCTGATCGCCGCGCGTTTCGGCGACATCTGGATTCTCGATACCTACGTGCCGCAGGGCAAGGAGATCACCCACCCCGACTACGAGGCCAAAAAAGAATTCCTGCGCCGTACCGCCGCGCTGATCGCCGCGCGCAAGGACGAAAAACTGCTCTGGACCGGGGACCTCAACGTCGCCCCCACCGAACTGGACGTCACCAATCCCGCCAACAAAAAGGACCACGTCTGTTTCGTCAAGGAGCTGCGCGACCTCTTCGCGGAACTCTGCGCGCCGCTGGTCGTCGATCTGCTGCGCGTCCACCACCCCGGCGAGGAGCTGTACTCGTTCTTCGACTACCGCATCAAAAACGCGCTCGAACGCCGCATCGGCTGGCGCATCGACCACATGCTCGCCACGCCCGCGCTGGCGGGGCAAAGCCGCGCCTGCTGGATCGACACGGAGCCGCGCGGCTGGGAAAAGCCCTCGGATCACACGCCCATGCTGGCCGACTTCGCCGACTGACGGCAGAGGAAAACGCCATGAAATGGATGAGCGAACTGCTGATGCCCGTTTCGCGCGGGCGTTCCTCGAGACTGCGCGATCCCGGCCTGGCCAAAATCGCGCAGGGCGGCTACGGCTTGTGGAACCCCAACGACAAAACGCTGATCCTGCTGCCGGAGGGGAAAATCCTTTTCCAGCGCGCCGAGGATTTTCTGCTTCGCAGCCTCGAAGCTTTCCGCCCCCAGCGCCTCGACTGCGGCGCCTCCGCCCGCGGCGCCCTCGACGCTGCCGTGCGCCTGGTCAAACGCGCCGGCGACCTGCCGGTATGCTTCGCCGAGCGCCGCGGAGACAAGCTCAACCTGCTGGGACTGCACGGCGACTTCGAAGCCTCGTTCGAGATGTCCAACGACGCGCTGCGAGCCGTCGGCAGCGCCGCCTGCGCGCTGGGCGTGAGCCTGCGCCGCGTCGACCGTCTGACGCCCGAGGGGCACCGCGTCGATCTGTTGTGCCGTTCGGAGGCGCCGCTCCGCGGCGAAGAGGGGCTGGCCTGTCCCGGCTGCGGCTGGCTGGCCGCCTTCGACAGTCCCTGCCGCTTCGCGGAAGCGCCGGCGGACGCCGCGCCGGAAGAGCTGCGCGAAGTGCCTACGCCCGACTGCCCCACCGTCGAAAAACTGTGCGGCTATCTCAAGATCGCGCCGTCGCAGATCGTCAAATGCATGTTCTATGCCGTCGAGGGGCGCGGTCTGGCCGCCGTGATCCTGCGCGCCGACCGCCAGGTTTGCCTGGAAAAAGTCCGCGCCGCGTTCCAGGGCGCGTCCGTCCGCCCCGCCGAACCGGACGAACTGGCCGCCGTCATGGGCGATTCGGCGGGCTACATGAGCCCCGTGGGCCTGCCCGCCTCGGTAACGCTGCTCGCCGACTCCAGCGCCGTCGGCGTCAAAAACGCCGTCGTCGGCGCCAACAAGCCCGGCTTTCATAAAACGGGCGCTTGCTGGGGCCGCGATTTCAAGACCGACTTCGTCGCCGACGTGACGCTGCTTCAGGAGGGCGATCCTTGCCCCAACTGCGGCGCGGCGCTGAAAACGAGCGAGCTGCGCCCCGTCGCCGTTTTTCGCCCCGTCGATCCCGCCGGCCTCGCCGAACCGTCGCTGACCTTCTTCAACGGCTCCGCTAAAGTCCATGTCCCCGCGTGGAGCGCCGAGATCGACCTGACGGCGCTGCTTTCAGCGGCGATCGAAAACGCCGCGAGCTGGCCCGCCGAAGTGGCTCCGTTCGACACTTATATCTACTGGGAAGGCGAAAAAACTCCGGACGCGCTCGCGCCGCTGATCGGCGCGCTCGAAAGCGCCGGGCTCCGCGTCGTCGGCGACGACCGCAGCGGCGCGTTCGAGAGCCGTCAGGCCGAGGCCGCGGCGATCCGCGCGCCGCAGACCGTCTGCCTCAAAAAAAGCGAAGACGGCTGGCTGTTCGACGTGACGCGGGACGGCCGCGCCGAAACGCTCTCGCCCGCACAGTTTGCCGCGCAGCAGGAAACTTTTTCGGCGACGGCGCGCCGTCCGTTCCGGACGTGATACAATGAAAGCACCACGAAAAGGAGCGTGCTGAACATGAAACTCGATCTCAGAAAAAAGCGGTTCCTCATTTCGATAGGCCTGCTGCTCTGCGGCGTGTTCGCCCTCTATCCTTATCTCGTTTCCAATCCCGGGCGCGATCTGCTCAAGAGCGTTTCGCGGCTGGACAAACCGCTGCCCGCTTCGGTGATGACGTCCATCGCCCTCGGCCAGGCTCTCGTTGAAAAGGGACGCGAGCAGGCCGTCGTCAGCGGCCATGAGCAGGCCATCGCCGCCCTGACGGACAAAATCGGCGTCAACGTCGAGAATTTGAAAAGAGAGCTGCTCGCCATGCCGCCGCATTCCACGCAGCTGTCCCCGGGGGCCCGAGCCGCTTACGAGACGCTGGAAGCGCAGCTGAGGGGTTTCATCGTCTCCCTGGCGGAAAGCGGGAAGTAGCCGTGCCCTTCGCGTTGACAAAAGAAAACGCCGCCCTCTTCGGGCAGCGGGTAAACGCCGTGGTGCGCGGCTATATCGAGGCGCAGAACAGCATCTTCAAGTTCTCGTTTCTGAAAGCGCTGGGGTTGAAGCGCGTCGATCCCGCGGCGGCAGCGGCGAAAGCCGACGCACTGAGGACACAGGCGCAGTCCATGCTTGACGAAGTGCGCGAACTCAAGCTTGAGGCCGGAGATCCGCTGCACGAGTTCTTCATGACCATCCGCCCCTATCTGCGCAGCCTGCAGACCGCCATGACCTTCTTCATCGACCTCTGCAATTCCATGACCGCCGCTCAAGCGGACACACGTTCCCGTTATTGGAAAGAACGCTACAAAAAGGATCTCGAAGAGCTTCAGCAGAAAGAGACCGATTATCTCGCGATCGGCAACGAGCTGAACCAGCGCTGGAAAAAGATCGCCGAAAAGCAATGACCGTGCAAAAAACGGGGCCGGCTTCCCATCAGGGGAGTCCGGTCCCGTTTTCTCTGCAAAGCTACTTTTGTTGCAGGCGGCGCGTGATCTCGTCGAACTCGCGGCGCACGCCCGAGCTGTCGAAAGCCTGGATCTCCGGCAGCTGCATCGCCGCCAGCATGTCGAACAGCTGCATGCTCGACTGGACTACCGCGTTCATGTCGCTGATGTGCTGCACCGTCGCGTAGGTGTTGGCCGCCACCTCGCGGTCGCGTTCGATGCTGCGGATGCAGTTCTGCACGCTCGCTTTCTGGTTGTCCAGCAGTTTCAAATACTGTTCGGCCGCCTTCACCGTCATCTCGTTGGAGGCCGCGTTGCTGCGGAAGATCGCTTTCTGAGCCGCCGAGAAGTCGCTGCGATTCAGCGCCGCGCGGGCTTCTTTCAGGCTGGCGGCGGCGCCTTCGGAAATCTTTCTCACCTGCGGCCGCCATTCGCCGTCGATCTTGTTCACAAATCCGTGCTGCGTGTCCAGCAGCACGTCGATCAGCGTCACGTACATGCCATAATATTTACGGGCGATGGACGTGTCGTCTTTGTTCTGCGCCATAAGCTGCGTCAGCTGCGCCGTGACGCCTTTGACGTTCTCGAAGATCACGGCGTTGCGCAGCAGGCTGTCGCCGACCACCGACGAGAACAGCACGTCGGCCTGCGCGTCGGTCAACTTCAGTCCCCAGCCGCGCAATTCCGCCGCGATTGCCTCGCGGATCTGCGCCAGCTCGTCGCGCAGACGCTCGACGTCTTTCTCGGCCGCGGCGATCGTTTCCTCGCAGTCCTTCACCGTCTTCACAAACGGATTGTAGGACTTCTGCGGCGCGCCGATACGCTTGTTCTTGTATTCTTCGATCCTCTGATACAGCCGG
The sequence above is drawn from the Pyramidobacter piscolens W5455 genome and encodes:
- the xth gene encoding exodeoxyribonuclease III — encoded protein: MRVATFNVNSLRSRLPILERWLPGAGVDILALQETKVQDQEFPLADMEQLGYRAAFRGEKSYNGVAILSKREPDEVIHGFSDGVSPLWDTRLIAARFGDIWILDTYVPQGKEITHPDYEAKKEFLRRTAALIAARKDEKLLWTGDLNVAPTELDVTNPANKKDHVCFVKELRDLFAELCAPLVVDLLRVHHPGEELYSFFDYRIKNALERRIGWRIDHMLATPALAGQSRACWIDTEPRGWEKPSDHTPMLADFAD
- a CDS encoding YbaK/EbsC family protein yields the protein MKWMSELLMPVSRGRSSRLRDPGLAKIAQGGYGLWNPNDKTLILLPEGKILFQRAEDFLLRSLEAFRPQRLDCGASARGALDAAVRLVKRAGDLPVCFAERRGDKLNLLGLHGDFEASFEMSNDALRAVGSAACALGVSLRRVDRLTPEGHRVDLLCRSEAPLRGEEGLACPGCGWLAAFDSPCRFAEAPADAAPEELREVPTPDCPTVEKLCGYLKIAPSQIVKCMFYAVEGRGLAAVILRADRQVCLEKVRAAFQGASVRPAEPDELAAVMGDSAGYMSPVGLPASVTLLADSSAVGVKNAVVGANKPGFHKTGACWGRDFKTDFVADVTLLQEGDPCPNCGAALKTSELRPVAVFRPVDPAGLAEPSLTFFNGSAKVHVPAWSAEIDLTALLSAAIENAASWPAEVAPFDTYIYWEGEKTPDALAPLIGALESAGLRVVGDDRSGAFESRQAEAAAIRAPQTVCLKKSEDGWLFDVTRDGRAETLSPAQFAAQQETFSATARRPFRT